In Bacillus sp. SB49, a single window of DNA contains:
- a CDS encoding PolC-type DNA polymerase III has protein sequence MSVSNQEKMHYLLEQIQFPHDLIESHFKDSRLEKVVVYRERKVWHFHFKLPKPLPPSVYELFTSKLTSAFRAIAEVSWTMETTEKELTPSDVLEYWQAFIRTLKNLTPGYKDLLMEQQPEVNGNKIMLTCRNLAESHAVQKNLEEPLKQFCSVTGLPPYMLSTRVKEEKEQIKKFQEERQKEDKILVQQAVKEQEERAKEKDDTKPKGPLEIGYKIQDDIVMMSDILEEERKLAVQGYVFDVEVKELRSGRHLLLLKVTDYSDSFSIKMFSRGDDHAEMFKHVEKGMWVKARGSIQTDNFTNELTMMANDINEVKPNLRRDEAPEGEKRIELHAHTTMSAMDAPVAPSRLVKQAADWGHEAVAITDHAVVQAYPDAYAAGQKNGIKILYGVEANLVDDGVPIAYEAQDRVLEDDVYVVFDVETTGLSAVYDQIIELAGVKVKGGEIIDRFESFANPHHPLSQTTIDLTGITDDMVKDAPEIGDVLKDFHEWMADDILVAHNASFDMGFLNAGFKRIDYGKAKNPVIDTLELARFLVPELKNHRLNTLCKKFDIELTQHHRAIYDAEATGYLLWKLLKRAFERGITNHKNLNDYMGEGKAYQRSRPFHCTLLAQNSTGLKNIYRLVSEAHVNYFYRVPRIPRSLLSKYREGILIGSGCDKGEVFETIMQKSEEEAEKVAEFYDYIEIQPPGNYNHLIEKDLVQTEAQVLDILKRLVAMGERLGKTVVATGNTHYLEPHEKQYRQILVSSQNGNPLNRQTLPEVHFKTTNEMIEELSFLGKDKAKELVVDNTHKVSGLIEDVKPVKDDLYTPNIEGAEQEIREMSYNKARSIYGEQIPDLIVKRLEKELDSIIGNGFAVIYLISQKLVTKSLEDGYLVGSRGSVGSSFVATMTDITEVNPLPPHYVCPSCQYNEFFTDGSVGSGFDLPEKECPECGTSLKKDGQDIPFETFLGFKGDKVPDIDLNFSGEYQPHAHNYTKELFGEDSVYRAGTIGTIAEKTAYGYVKGYAGDHQLQYKNAEIDRLVQGCTGVKRTSGQHPGGIIVVPDDMEIYDFSPIQYPADDTKSEWRTTHFDFHSIHDNLLKLDILGHDDPTVIRMLQDLSGINQKEIPVDDPEVMKIFSGPEALGVTAEQIMCKTGTLGVPEFGTRFVRQMLEDTKPKTFAELVIISGLSHGTDVWLGNAEQLINDGICTLPEVIGCRDDIMVYLMHKGLDPSLAFKIMEFVRKGRGLQDEWIEEMKKHGVPDWYIDSCKKIKYMFPKAHAAAYVLMAVRIAYFKVHYPIYFYAAYFTVRASDFELETMMKGADAIRSRIQEIQGKGLDATPKEKSLLTVLELSLEMAERGYGFKNVDLYQSSATDFLVEGDYLIPPFNAVDGLGTNAAINIVNARKEGEFLSKQDLRERSRISKTVLEYLDNFGCLEGMPEENQLSLF, from the coding sequence ATGAGCGTATCCAATCAGGAGAAAATGCACTATCTGCTGGAACAGATCCAATTTCCTCATGATTTGATTGAGTCTCATTTCAAAGACAGCCGTCTCGAAAAAGTGGTCGTTTATCGGGAAAGGAAAGTATGGCACTTTCATTTTAAACTGCCTAAACCGCTGCCGCCGTCTGTCTATGAATTGTTTACGTCCAAACTTACGAGCGCGTTCCGCGCCATTGCAGAGGTTTCCTGGACGATGGAAACGACAGAAAAAGAATTGACACCATCAGACGTTTTGGAATATTGGCAGGCGTTCATCCGTACTCTGAAGAATTTGACGCCTGGTTACAAAGACTTACTTATGGAACAACAGCCTGAGGTTAACGGAAATAAGATTATGTTAACTTGTAGAAATCTTGCAGAAAGCCACGCGGTCCAAAAGAATCTCGAAGAACCGCTGAAGCAGTTCTGTTCCGTCACAGGGCTTCCGCCATATATGCTGTCGACACGTGTGAAAGAGGAGAAGGAACAAATCAAGAAGTTCCAGGAAGAGCGGCAGAAAGAAGACAAAATTCTTGTGCAGCAAGCGGTTAAAGAACAGGAAGAACGCGCAAAAGAGAAGGATGATACAAAACCGAAAGGGCCGCTTGAAATCGGGTATAAGATTCAGGATGATATTGTGATGATGTCGGACATTCTGGAAGAAGAGAGAAAGCTTGCTGTACAGGGGTACGTGTTTGATGTAGAAGTAAAGGAACTTCGCTCAGGTCGACACCTGCTTCTATTGAAAGTTACGGACTACAGTGATTCCTTCTCCATTAAGATGTTCTCCCGCGGCGATGATCATGCAGAAATGTTCAAGCATGTGGAAAAAGGCATGTGGGTAAAGGCCCGGGGAAGTATCCAGACCGATAATTTCACGAATGAATTGACGATGATGGCTAATGACATCAATGAAGTGAAACCAAATCTCCGCAGAGACGAAGCACCAGAAGGGGAGAAACGGATTGAATTGCATGCGCACACGACGATGAGTGCGATGGACGCTCCTGTTGCTCCTTCCCGTCTCGTCAAACAGGCGGCAGATTGGGGGCATGAGGCGGTAGCCATTACGGATCACGCCGTCGTCCAAGCCTACCCGGATGCCTACGCAGCCGGCCAGAAGAACGGCATAAAAATCCTTTACGGTGTGGAGGCGAATCTCGTTGATGACGGGGTGCCCATTGCTTATGAAGCCCAGGACAGGGTGCTCGAAGACGATGTCTATGTCGTTTTTGACGTAGAGACTACCGGACTGTCTGCCGTATATGATCAGATTATTGAGCTTGCAGGAGTGAAAGTGAAGGGCGGAGAGATCATCGATCGCTTTGAGTCCTTTGCAAACCCTCATCACCCGCTGTCTCAAACGACAATCGATTTAACTGGTATTACGGACGATATGGTAAAGGATGCGCCGGAGATCGGGGACGTCCTGAAGGATTTCCATGAGTGGATGGCAGACGATATTCTCGTCGCCCACAACGCAAGTTTCGATATGGGATTCCTAAATGCAGGGTTCAAGCGTATTGATTATGGAAAAGCAAAGAACCCGGTTATCGATACGCTTGAACTTGCCCGTTTTCTTGTTCCAGAACTTAAGAACCACCGTTTAAATACGTTGTGTAAGAAATTTGATATTGAACTTACTCAGCACCACCGTGCGATTTATGATGCCGAAGCGACCGGTTATCTTTTGTGGAAATTGTTAAAACGTGCGTTTGAAAGAGGAATTACCAACCATAAGAACTTAAACGATTATATGGGGGAAGGGAAAGCTTATCAACGTTCCCGGCCTTTTCATTGTACGCTTCTAGCTCAAAACAGTACTGGTCTTAAGAATATTTACAGGCTCGTATCAGAAGCACATGTTAACTATTTTTACCGTGTACCGCGCATCCCCCGTTCTCTATTGTCTAAATATAGAGAGGGGATTTTGATCGGCTCCGGCTGTGATAAAGGGGAGGTGTTTGAAACGATCATGCAGAAGTCGGAGGAAGAGGCAGAGAAGGTTGCCGAATTCTACGACTACATTGAAATCCAGCCTCCAGGAAACTACAATCACCTGATTGAGAAAGATCTCGTTCAGACAGAAGCGCAGGTGCTGGATATTCTTAAGCGTCTCGTCGCTATGGGAGAAAGACTTGGAAAAACGGTCGTCGCTACAGGGAATACCCACTACCTGGAGCCGCATGAAAAGCAGTACCGGCAGATTCTCGTCTCCTCCCAGAACGGAAATCCTTTGAACCGCCAAACTCTTCCTGAAGTCCATTTCAAGACAACCAACGAGATGATAGAAGAATTGTCGTTTCTAGGTAAGGATAAAGCGAAGGAACTGGTCGTCGACAACACCCATAAAGTATCCGGGTTGATCGAAGATGTGAAACCCGTAAAAGATGACCTGTACACCCCGAATATCGAAGGGGCGGAGCAGGAAATCAGGGAGATGTCTTATAATAAAGCCCGCAGCATTTACGGCGAACAGATACCGGACCTGATTGTTAAGCGTCTGGAAAAAGAACTCGACAGTATTATCGGTAACGGTTTTGCGGTCATTTATTTGATTTCCCAGAAGCTTGTAACGAAATCGCTTGAGGACGGTTATCTAGTGGGATCTCGTGGTTCCGTCGGTTCTTCCTTTGTTGCTACGATGACCGATATTACAGAGGTGAACCCACTCCCGCCTCACTATGTTTGTCCATCCTGTCAATACAATGAATTCTTCACAGATGGTTCTGTGGGGAGTGGATTCGATCTTCCGGAGAAAGAGTGCCCGGAATGTGGTACATCCCTTAAAAAAGACGGTCAGGACATCCCCTTTGAAACGTTCCTTGGTTTCAAAGGGGACAAGGTTCCGGATATTGACTTGAACTTCTCCGGGGAATATCAGCCCCATGCCCACAACTACACGAAAGAGTTGTTTGGCGAGGATAGTGTGTACCGGGCGGGTACGATCGGTACGATTGCGGAGAAGACGGCCTATGGGTACGTGAAAGGCTATGCTGGAGACCATCAGCTTCAATATAAAAATGCAGAGATAGACAGGCTCGTCCAGGGTTGTACAGGTGTCAAAAGGACAAGCGGGCAGCACCCCGGCGGGATCATCGTTGTTCCGGATGATATGGAAATTTATGATTTCTCTCCGATCCAGTATCCGGCGGATGATACGAAATCCGAGTGGAGAACGACCCACTTTGACTTCCACTCCATCCACGACAACTTGCTGAAGCTTGATATTCTCGGGCACGATGATCCGACGGTTATCCGCATGCTTCAGGACTTAAGTGGAATCAATCAGAAGGAAATACCTGTCGACGATCCGGAAGTGATGAAGATTTTCAGCGGACCGGAAGCACTTGGTGTAACAGCAGAACAGATCATGTGTAAGACAGGGACGCTGGGAGTACCGGAATTTGGTACACGCTTCGTCCGGCAGATGCTTGAAGATACGAAACCGAAGACGTTTGCCGAGCTAGTTATTATATCAGGTCTGTCCCACGGGACGGATGTATGGCTTGGAAATGCGGAACAGTTGATTAATGACGGTATTTGTACATTGCCGGAAGTTATCGGGTGCCGGGACGATATCATGGTTTATTTGATGCACAAGGGTCTCGATCCATCTCTTGCTTTTAAAATCATGGAGTTTGTCCGTAAAGGACGGGGGCTTCAGGATGAGTGGATCGAAGAGATGAAGAAACACGGGGTGCCGGACTGGTATATCGACTCCTGTAAAAAGATCAAATACATGTTCCCTAAAGCCCACGCAGCAGCTTATGTCCTGATGGCGGTCCGAATCGCTTACTTCAAGGTTCATTATCCCATTTACTTCTATGCTGCTTACTTTACAGTTAGAGCAAGCGACTTCGAATTGGAAACGATGATGAAAGGAGCGGACGCTATCCGCTCGAGAATCCAGGAGATACAAGGGAAGGGCCTTGACGCAACGCCGAAGGAGAAGAGCTTATTGACTGTTCTTGAGCTTTCCCTTGAGATGGCGGAACGTGGGTATGGGTTTAAGAATGTGGACCTTTACCAATCGAGCGCTACAGACTTTCTAGTAGAAGGAGATTATCTGATCCCGCCATTCAACGCTGTGGACGGACTTGGAACGAATGCCGCGATCAATATTGTAAATGCAAGGAAAGAAGGCGAATTCTTATCCAAACAGGATTTAAGGGAACGCAGCCGTATCTCTAAGACCGTTCTCGAATACTTGGATAACTTTGGCTGTTTGGAAGGGATGCCGGAAGAAAACCAGCTTTCTCTATTCTAA
- the rimP gene encoding ribosome maturation factor RimP, with the protein MSNHVTSVTERLVQPILDEMNLELVDVEYKKEGQNWYLRVFIDKEGGIDIEECGQVSEQLSEKLDEEDPIEIPYFLEVASPGAERPLKTEADFKKYVGEYVYMKLYEPIDGEKEFEGTLRAFEDGVASVEITIKTRKKQLDVPFAKIAKANLAVTFN; encoded by the coding sequence ATGAGTAATCATGTCACATCCGTCACTGAACGTCTCGTTCAGCCTATATTGGATGAAATGAATTTGGAGCTTGTCGACGTGGAATACAAGAAAGAAGGACAGAACTGGTATCTGCGAGTCTTCATTGATAAAGAAGGCGGCATCGACATAGAAGAATGCGGACAAGTATCTGAACAGCTGAGTGAGAAATTGGACGAAGAAGATCCAATTGAAATTCCTTACTTTCTAGAAGTCGCATCACCAGGTGCAGAGCGACCGTTGAAAACGGAAGCCGACTTTAAGAAGTACGTCGGGGAATATGTCTATATGAAACTATACGAACCGATTGATGGAGAGAAAGAATTTGAAGGGACACTTAGAGCCTTTGAGGATGGGGTCGCTTCCGTCGAAATCACCATCAAGACGAGAAAGAAACAGTTGGACGTACCATTTGCTAAAATTGCAAAAGCAAATCTGGCTGTCACGTTTAATTAA
- the nusA gene encoding transcription termination factor NusA: protein MSSELFDAMDYLEKEKGIDKNLLLEALEAALISAYKKNFNSATNVRVDINEQESAMKVLARKEIVEEVMDPQQEISLEEAKGIDPNYELEDVIELEVTPMDFGRIAAQAAKQVVTQRVREAERGIIYGEYVDREEDVMTGIIQRKDPRFVYVNLGKIEARLPEGEQMPTETYEVHDRLKVFVTKVENSNKGPHIYVSRTHPGLLKRLFEMEVPEIYDGTVEVKSVAREAGDRSKISVYAEDQEIDPVGSCVGQRGQRVQAIVNELKGEKIDIVQWSEDPVEYVSNALSPSKVIEVLVNEEDKATTVIVPDYQLSLAIGKRGQNARLAAKLTGWKIDIKSESEALEQGILTKASSEGEDASDLDEDLFEE from the coding sequence TTGAGTAGTGAACTATTTGATGCCATGGATTATCTAGAGAAGGAAAAAGGCATCGACAAAAACCTGTTGCTTGAAGCTTTGGAAGCAGCTTTGATCTCTGCATATAAGAAAAATTTCAATTCTGCAACGAACGTACGTGTGGATATTAATGAGCAGGAAAGTGCCATGAAGGTGCTTGCTCGTAAAGAAATTGTGGAAGAGGTTATGGATCCACAACAGGAGATTTCCTTGGAAGAAGCAAAAGGCATCGATCCTAACTATGAGCTGGAAGATGTCATAGAGCTTGAAGTAACGCCCATGGATTTCGGTCGAATCGCAGCACAGGCTGCGAAGCAGGTGGTAACACAGCGCGTACGGGAAGCAGAACGCGGTATTATTTACGGAGAGTACGTCGATCGCGAAGAAGATGTCATGACAGGTATCATTCAGCGTAAAGACCCGCGTTTCGTTTATGTCAACTTAGGCAAGATCGAAGCCCGTCTCCCTGAGGGAGAGCAGATGCCTACCGAAACTTACGAAGTGCATGACCGCCTCAAGGTGTTCGTCACGAAAGTAGAGAACAGCAACAAGGGTCCTCATATTTATGTGTCAAGAACACACCCAGGACTGCTTAAGCGCCTGTTCGAAATGGAAGTGCCGGAAATCTATGATGGTACGGTCGAAGTTAAATCCGTAGCGCGTGAAGCAGGTGACCGCTCGAAGATCTCTGTTTATGCAGAAGATCAGGAAATCGATCCGGTCGGTTCTTGTGTCGGTCAGCGTGGACAGCGTGTACAGGCAATCGTCAATGAGCTGAAGGGTGAAAAGATCGACATCGTGCAGTGGTCCGAAGATCCTGTAGAATACGTATCCAACGCTCTTAGTCCATCTAAGGTTATCGAAGTCCTCGTAAATGAAGAGGATAAAGCAACGACCGTTATCGTTCCGGATTATCAACTTTCCCTGGCAATCGGTAAGCGCGGGCAGAACGCACGCCTGGCAGCCAAGTTGACAGGATGGAAAATTGATATTAAGAGTGAGAGTGAAGCGCTTGAACAGGGAATCCTGACTAAAGCTTCCTCTGAAGGTGAAGACGCATCTGACCTTGACGAAGATTTGTTTGAAGAATAA
- the rnpM gene encoding RNase P modulator RnpM, with protein sequence MTHSKKQPMRKCVVTQEMVPKQQLIRIVRNKEGEIFVDDTGKKNGRGAYLTKDLDVIAKAEKGQVLNRHLKADVDAGIYQQLKDIVQAERA encoded by the coding sequence ATGACCCATTCCAAGAAACAACCCATGAGAAAGTGCGTCGTGACACAGGAAATGGTGCCGAAACAACAGTTGATCCGGATTGTCCGCAATAAAGAGGGAGAAATTTTTGTTGATGATACCGGTAAGAAGAACGGCCGAGGCGCCTATTTAACGAAAGATCTCGACGTCATAGCAAAGGCGGAAAAGGGCCAGGTGCTCAACCGCCATCTGAAAGCAGATGTCGATGCCGGCATTTATCAACAACTTAAAGATATAGTGCAGGCAGAACGAGCATGA
- a CDS encoding YlxQ family RNA-binding protein has translation MKKPYLNLLGMAMRAGKCTLGEESIVRDIQKRRAKLVLIAEDIGPQTKKKLTDKCSFYEIPCYTVDDRQTLSQAIGKTGRVAIAVLEKGFAEKLQSLLDESIRG, from the coding sequence ATGAAAAAGCCATATTTGAACTTGCTCGGCATGGCCATGAGAGCCGGTAAATGTACGCTTGGCGAGGAATCCATCGTCCGTGATATCCAGAAAAGACGGGCGAAACTGGTTCTCATTGCAGAAGACATCGGCCCGCAAACGAAAAAGAAGCTCACAGACAAGTGCAGCTTTTATGAAATACCTTGTTATACCGTGGACGATCGCCAAACATTGTCCCAGGCCATCGGAAAGACAGGGAGAGTCGCGATCGCAGTTCTAGAGAAAGGATTCGCTGAGAAATTGCAATCGCTGCTCGATGAATCCATTCGGGGGTGA
- the infB gene encoding translation initiation factor IF-2: MSKIRVYEYAKKNELSSKQVIEKLQNLNIEVNNHMSTLEDGAAEKLDKAFGKGQKANSSKGNAPKNNSKKPNNNNKNQRNKGQKPAPQQQRKPKKQMPEKITFAGSLTVGELADKLNKDSSEIIKKLMFLGVMATKNQELDADTIELICTEFDVEVEEEIIVDETDIENMTFDDAPEDLKERPAVVTIMGHVDHGKTTLLDQIRNTKVTEGEAGGITQHIGAYQIEENDKKITFLDTPGHAAFTSMRSRGAQVTDIAILVVAADDGVMPQTKEAISHAKAAEVPIIVAVNKMDKEGANPERVMQELMEYELIAEDFGGETIFVKMSAVKGEGIDDLLEMIVLVSEMEELKANPERPAYGTVIEAELDKGRGPVATLLVQNGTLNVSDSIVVGNTWGRVRAMVNDIGRRVKVAGPSTPVEITGLNNVPQAGDRFLVFDDEKKARSVGEARAQRQLEENRSATAKVSLDDLFEQIKQGDVKEINLIVKGDVQGSVEALAGSLEKIEVEGVKVKIIHTGVGAITESDVTLASASNAIIIGFNVRPDGNARKAAESEDVEIRLHNIIYKVMEEIESAMKGMLDPEYEEKIIGQVEVREIFKVSKIGTIAGSYVTDGKITRHSGIRVIRDGVVIYEGEIDALKRFKDDAKEVAQGYECGITVKNFNDIKVGDIIEPYEMQEIERA; encoded by the coding sequence ATGAGTAAAATTCGCGTATACGAATATGCAAAGAAAAATGAACTATCAAGCAAGCAGGTAATTGAGAAACTGCAGAATCTAAATATAGAAGTGAACAACCATATGTCCACATTAGAAGATGGAGCTGCAGAAAAGCTGGATAAGGCTTTCGGCAAAGGGCAGAAAGCTAACAGCTCTAAAGGAAACGCTCCGAAGAACAACAGCAAGAAGCCGAATAATAACAACAAAAACCAGCGTAACAAAGGTCAAAAGCCGGCGCCACAGCAGCAGAGGAAGCCTAAGAAACAGATGCCTGAGAAGATTACGTTCGCAGGCAGCCTGACTGTAGGGGAACTTGCTGATAAACTGAACAAAGATTCTTCTGAAATCATCAAAAAACTTATGTTCCTTGGCGTCATGGCTACGAAAAACCAGGAATTGGACGCGGATACAATTGAGCTTATCTGTACAGAATTTGATGTCGAAGTGGAAGAAGAAATCATCGTTGATGAAACAGATATCGAGAACATGACGTTTGACGATGCACCGGAAGACTTGAAAGAGCGCCCGGCGGTTGTAACGATCATGGGTCACGTTGACCACGGTAAAACGACGCTTCTGGATCAGATTCGTAATACGAAGGTAACCGAAGGCGAAGCCGGAGGAATCACGCAGCACATTGGTGCTTACCAAATTGAAGAAAACGATAAGAAAATTACGTTCCTTGATACCCCTGGTCACGCTGCGTTTACAAGTATGCGTTCCCGCGGTGCACAGGTAACTGACATTGCGATTCTCGTCGTAGCAGCTGATGATGGAGTTATGCCTCAAACAAAAGAAGCAATCAGCCATGCGAAAGCGGCGGAAGTACCAATCATCGTAGCTGTGAACAAGATGGACAAAGAAGGTGCTAATCCTGAGCGCGTGATGCAGGAATTGATGGAATATGAACTCATCGCCGAAGATTTCGGTGGAGAGACGATCTTCGTGAAGATGTCTGCCGTTAAAGGTGAAGGAATCGATGATCTCCTGGAAATGATCGTACTTGTTTCCGAGATGGAAGAATTAAAAGCAAACCCTGAACGTCCGGCATATGGTACTGTAATTGAAGCGGAACTTGACAAAGGCCGTGGGCCGGTTGCGACCCTTCTTGTACAGAACGGTACCCTTAACGTAAGTGACTCTATCGTTGTAGGTAATACGTGGGGACGTGTACGTGCCATGGTCAACGATATCGGCCGCCGAGTTAAAGTTGCTGGTCCATCGACACCTGTTGAAATTACCGGTTTGAACAACGTACCGCAGGCCGGCGACCGCTTCCTGGTTTTTGACGATGAGAAGAAAGCCCGCTCCGTAGGGGAAGCTCGTGCACAAAGACAGCTGGAGGAAAATCGTTCCGCTACAGCTAAAGTCAGCCTTGATGATTTGTTTGAACAGATCAAGCAGGGAGATGTCAAAGAAATCAATTTGATCGTCAAAGGGGACGTGCAAGGTTCTGTCGAAGCACTTGCAGGTTCCTTGGAGAAGATCGAAGTGGAAGGCGTCAAAGTTAAGATCATTCACACAGGTGTAGGTGCAATTACAGAGTCCGATGTGACACTTGCATCCGCATCCAATGCCATCATTATTGGTTTCAATGTCCGTCCAGACGGGAATGCTAGAAAAGCAGCGGAGTCCGAGGATGTAGAAATCCGTCTGCACAATATCATTTACAAAGTGATGGAAGAAATTGAATCAGCGATGAAAGGTATGCTTGATCCGGAGTACGAAGAAAAAATTATCGGTCAGGTGGAAGTTCGTGAAATCTTCAAAGTGTCTAAAATCGGTACAATCGCCGGTTCTTATGTCACAGATGGTAAGATTACACGCCATTCCGGTATCCGCGTCATCCGTGACGGTGTCGTCATTTATGAAGGTGAAATCGATGCATTGAAACGTTTTAAAGATGATGCAAAAGAAGTAGCCCAAGGATATGAGTGTGGAATTACGGTCAAGAATTTCAACGACATTAAAGTCGGAGACATTATTGAACCATACGAAATGCAGGAAATTGAGCGCGCATGA
- a CDS encoding DUF503 domain-containing protein, with protein MIISAEVDAFIYDAQSLKEKRAVLKRIQTRLHNEFNIAVSELEFQDLWQRTRLGLVTIASSKKVAEQTMQQALSFIDSFPEIERTETNLEWL; from the coding sequence ATGATTATAAGCGCAGAAGTGGATGCTTTTATCTATGATGCGCAGTCCTTGAAAGAGAAGCGTGCCGTATTGAAGAGGATTCAGACGAGGCTTCATAATGAGTTTAACATCGCTGTCAGTGAACTGGAGTTCCAGGATCTCTGGCAGCGGACCCGCCTCGGTCTTGTTACGATTGCGAGCAGTAAGAAGGTCGCAGAACAGACGATGCAGCAGGCTCTCTCTTTCATTGATTCATTCCCAGAGATCGAACGTACAGAGACGAATCTGGAATGGCTTTGA
- the rbfA gene encoding 30S ribosome-binding factor RbfA, producing the protein MNDLRASRVGEQMKKEMSDIISKKIKDPRVGFVTVTEVKVTGDLQQAKVYISVLGDEKQRHDTLVGLAKAKGFIRSEIGQRIRLRKTPEIMFEFDEAIERGNRIETLLRDLDDTES; encoded by the coding sequence ATGAACGATTTACGAGCAAGCCGCGTCGGTGAGCAGATGAAAAAAGAGATGAGTGACATCATCTCTAAGAAAATCAAAGATCCGCGCGTAGGCTTTGTAACCGTCACCGAAGTCAAAGTGACGGGTGATTTGCAACAGGCAAAAGTATACATTTCCGTATTGGGAGACGAAAAACAACGGCATGATACCCTTGTTGGCTTAGCAAAAGCGAAAGGCTTCATCCGTTCTGAAATTGGTCAGAGAATTCGACTCCGTAAAACGCCGGAGATCATGTTTGAATTCGATGAAGCGATTGAACGCGGGAATCGTATTGAAACACTCCTCCGTGATTTGGATGATACGGAAAGCTGA
- the truB gene encoding tRNA pseudouridine(55) synthase TruB yields MDGILPLWKPKGFTSHDCVSKARGMLRMKKIGHTGTLDPDVEGVLPLCVGKATKIVPFLTDTDKVYEAVVTLGYSTDTEDAGGNQVETLSVDKPVDKTQIKETLRSFEGRITQTPPMYSAVKVNGRRLYEYAREGKVIERPTRHVTIKEIALTSVDESVQNGTFSFSFRAVCSKGTYIRTLCVDIGKALGFPAHMSSLVRTKTGGIEKGDCYTFDQLQEAADEGRISEFLLPLQRGLTHLPVLEVTEAEQAMIANGRVLEEPDNFSEDVFVVSRLDTALAIYQKHPEKPGKIKPVRVF; encoded by the coding sequence ATGGATGGAATCTTACCATTATGGAAACCTAAAGGGTTTACATCTCATGACTGCGTCAGTAAAGCGCGTGGTATGTTGAGAATGAAGAAAATCGGCCACACAGGTACGCTTGATCCGGATGTCGAAGGTGTCCTGCCATTGTGCGTTGGAAAGGCGACGAAAATTGTTCCGTTTCTGACGGACACCGACAAAGTATACGAAGCCGTAGTGACCTTGGGGTATTCGACAGATACAGAGGATGCCGGAGGGAATCAGGTGGAAACGCTCAGCGTGGACAAACCGGTGGATAAAACACAAATTAAAGAGACACTTCGGTCTTTCGAAGGAAGAATTACTCAGACTCCTCCGATGTACTCGGCGGTTAAAGTAAACGGCAGGCGGCTCTACGAATACGCAAGAGAAGGAAAAGTTATCGAACGGCCGACGCGTCATGTGACCATTAAGGAAATTGCGCTTACGTCGGTAGATGAATCTGTTCAGAACGGTACTTTCTCGTTCTCCTTCCGCGCTGTATGCTCAAAAGGTACATACATCCGGACTCTCTGCGTGGATATAGGGAAAGCACTCGGATTTCCTGCTCATATGTCTTCTCTGGTACGTACGAAGACAGGAGGCATTGAGAAAGGGGACTGCTACACCTTCGATCAGCTGCAAGAGGCAGCAGATGAAGGAAGAATCAGTGAATTTCTGCTTCCGCTTCAACGGGGCCTTACCCATCTTCCTGTTCTTGAAGTGACAGAAGCAGAGCAGGCAATGATTGCGAACGGAAGAGTACTGGAGGAGCCGGACAATTTCTCAGAAGACGTTTTTGTAGTCTCCCGTTTGGATACGGCGCTGGCCATTTATCAGAAACATCCGGAGAAACCTGGAAAGATCAAGCCTGTCCGGGTATTCTGA